The following coding sequences are from one Tubulanus polymorphus chromosome 12, tnTubPoly1.2, whole genome shotgun sequence window:
- the LOC141914171 gene encoding uncharacterized protein LOC141914171 gives MELIQFITVTAVLLVLVAQGNAVRPDKLICAICIYYDGDKAIYDDMRDFANELGMLDQDVIDWTTAKTPYNTKECMRNMWNDPKDQDDLERVEKEYQFFLNNITGIDCPVNHECMEIQYRNDAVIRGCMPELSGKCQSTVEINGRDFKVLCCDEINMCNSAATFRMNMMIYSAVSLFFCYFILFT, from the exons ATGGAACTGATACAGTTTATTACGGTTACAGCAGTTCTGTTGGTTTTGGTAGCTCAGG GCAATGCAGTGCGTCCCGATAAACTGATTTGTGCCATTTGTATTTACTATGATGGAGATAAGGCTATCTATGATGATATGAGAGACTTTGCCAATGAAC TTGGAATGCTTGATCAGGATGTTATTGACTGGACGACTGCTAAAACGCCTTATAACACAAAGGAATGCATGCGAAATATGTGGAATGACCCTAAAGATCAAGACGATCTGGAACGCGTTGAAAAAGAGTATCAGTTCTTCTTGAATAACATAACCGGTATCGATTGCCCCGTAAACCACGAATGCATG GAAATCCAGTACAGAAATGATGCGGTCATTCGAGGTTGTATGCCCGAGCTATCTGGTAAATGTCAATCTACTGTGGAGATCAATGGCAGGGACTTCAAGGTGCTCTGCTGTGACGAAATCAACATGTGCaacagtgctgccacctttAGGATGAATATGATGATTTACTCCGCGGTTTCTCtgtttttctgttatttcattttgtttacaTAA